Proteins found in one Cyprinus carpio isolate SPL01 chromosome B10, ASM1834038v1, whole genome shotgun sequence genomic segment:
- the LOC109097253 gene encoding LOW QUALITY PROTEIN: ATP-dependent RNA helicase DDX55-like (The sequence of the model RefSeq protein was modified relative to this genomic sequence to represent the inferred CDS: substituted 1 base at 1 genomic stop codon), with translation MENFSDGKWEHLPVKLHDCILQTLRELKFTHMTPVQSACIPLFMSNKDVAAEAVTGSGKTLAFVIPALEIPLKREEKLKKMQVGALIVKHTRVMWLWIXEVLWGFLWGFFKFRQILLIGGSNPIEDVEKFKTQGANIIIATPGRLEDMFRRKADGLDLATAVKSLDVLVLDEADRLLDMGFEASLNTILGYLPKQRRTGLFSATQTQELEKLVRAGLRNPVRITVKEKGVAASSVQKTPARLSNYYTICRAEEKFNTLVAFLRQHKHEKQLVFFSTCACVEYFGKALEVLIKNVSIHCIHGKMKHKRNKIFADFRALKSGILVCTDVMARGIDIPEVNFLIKFNAPFISSFVHRCGRTARIGNQGNALVFLLPMEESYVNFLSINQKCPLQTYPPVKDVVDVLPKLKAMALGDRAMFEKGMKAFVVCQAYAKHECSLIFRIKDLDFAALARGFALLRLPKMPELRGKTFPDFKQEAIDTDSIRFKDNNREKQRQKRLAELKEREMPFKKNFIKNKAWSKQKNKKDKKKKKAAKRKLDEEPDVDDEDVNELLNDTRLLKKLKQGKISEEDFDKHMSSAGSSHPKRADANSSDGDGE, from the exons ATGGAAAACTTTAGCGATGGAAAATGGGAGCATTTGCCCGTGAAATTACATGACTGCATATTACAGACTCTCAGGGAGCTGAAATTTACACACATGACTCCTGTTCAG TCTGCCTGTATCCCTCTTTTTATGAGTAATAAAGATGTGGCTGCTGAAGCC GTGACTGGCAGCGGGAAAACCTTGGCATTTGTGATTCCTGCGTTAGAAATCCCCCTAAAGCGAGAAGAGAAGTTAAAAAAGATGCAG GTCGGTGCATTGATCGTAAAACACACACGTGTGATGTGGCTGTGGATATGAGAGGTGTTGTGGGGGTTTTTGTGGGGGTTTTTCAAGTTTAG ACAGATTCTTTTAATTGGTGGAAGCAACCCTATTGAGGATGTAGAGAAGTTTAAGACTCAGGG AGCCAATATCATAATTGCGACCCCTGGGCGACTGGAGGACATGTTCAGGAGGAAGGCCGATGGGCTTGATCTGGCCACCGCTGTGAAGTCTCTGGATGTTCTTGTCCTGGATGAAGCAGACAGATTACTGGACATGGGCTTTGAAGCCAG TTTAAACACTATTCTGGGGTATTTACCCAAGCAGCGGCGCACAGGGCTTTTCTCTGCCACACAGACGCAAGAGCTGGAGAAGTTGGTGAGGGCTGGTCTGCGCAACCCTGTGAGAATCACAGTGAAGGAGAAAGGTGTGGCGGCCTCGAGCGTGCAGAAAACACCAGCCAGACTCAGCAACTATTACACG ATATGTCGAGCAGAGGAGAAGTTCAACACTTTAGTGGCGTTTCTCAGGCAGCACAAACATGAGAAGCAGCTCGTGTTCTTCAG CACCTGCGCCTGTGTGGAGTACTTCGGTAAAGCCCTGGAAGTCTTGATCAAGAATGTCAGCATCCACTGCATCCACGGGAAGATGAAGCATAAACGAAACAAGATCTTTGCAGATTTCCGGGCGCTGAAGAG TGGGATTCTCGTGTGCACAGATGTCATGGCGAGAGGCATCGACATACCAGAAGTGAA TTTTCTCATCAAATTTAATGCTCCTTTCATTAGTTCCTTTGTGCATCGGTGTGGACGAACGGCACGGATCGGAAACCAGGGCAATGCACTCGTCTTTCTTCTGCCAATGGAAGAGTCGTATGTAAATTTCTTGTCCATTAATCAAAAG TGTCCTCTTCAGACGTATCCTCCAGTGAAAGACGTGGTTGATGTTCTGCCTAAACTGAAGGCGATGGCTTTAGGTGACAGAGCGATGTTTGAGAAGGGCATGAAAGCCTTTGTCGTGTGTCAGGCCTACGCCAAACACGAGTGTAGTCTGATATTTCGCATTAAAG ACCTGGATTTTGCTGCTCTGGCCCGGGGCTTTGCTCTCCTCCGTTTGCCCAAAATGCCTGAACTGAGAGGAAAGACCTTCCCAGACTTCAAACAGGAGGCCATCGACACAGACTCCATCCGCTTTAAAGATAAtaacagagagaaacagagacaaaaaAGACTGGCGGagctgaaagaaagagagatgccGTTTAAGAAGAACTTCATCAAGAACAAAGCCTGGTCGAAGCAGAAGAACAAGaaggataaaaagaaaaagaaggccGCCAAAAGAAAACTGGATGAG GAACCAGATGTTGACGACGAAGACGTAAACGAGCTTTTAAATGACACGCGTCTGCTGAAGAAACTCAAGCAAGGAAAGATCAGTGAAGAGGACTTTGACAAGCACATGAGTTCAGCGGGCAGCTCACATCCCAAACGAGCAGATGCAAACAGTTCTGATGGAGACGGAGAATGA